One stretch of Acanthochromis polyacanthus isolate Apoly-LR-REF ecotype Palm Island chromosome 16, KAUST_Apoly_ChrSc, whole genome shotgun sequence DNA includes these proteins:
- the tnfaip2a gene encoding tumor necrosis factor alpha-induced protein 2a isoform X2, with amino-acid sequence MWGCFLTYRCQQRMRGGAEEDQGGARRRLPKLKIPAKIWKNRKQQNKNEDNEVDCVEEVQQEVQQEKKEQLEDISRRLIIREEELFSQDSPSEEDEDQLQKDFEDLRLQICMAIHNTFTPSSSTEHLEVLRSAVASIQQQEVQDRHWTAYSQDQVPRWRPQKCLSTHNILLQNMVESRLTKAAEDDSSGGDKLSSAVKRQVCRMGKRVKEDLLSVVRTIKDYYPPQMDILNVYAGLYHRSFSARLTELAASGLETEDCSYLLFWVNHYYPLEILKHEELDGQIKTACLGSLLLKGDLNRLEEQYLAHKEDKVKQWLNTALKKEEESWLNGRTPELIDCYYFSPLAVDVIQVTDGSLTEFNCAIKDQSKTERLTAHLENFLCSYKKCVEEFVKGNHSNVRPVIKAQLVCEQQLRDYITGQTERLSEEQRCRCLGSLAALRDCGYRCFTLPLKVHLKVCLSQLWTSTWVDGTLPVVDSLLDSLNQQLADLIDLKPNCRQSLLCVLHQDVVHQYVKRMLQSRMKSKEQQVAGAQRMIEDSQKIDSFFTEEGCSEDSWLGVMLCRLAEIIRLQDPASVHLELVSLVQSYPDLSDVHVLALLSLKTGLSAADVRSIRKSVEENRLLVASTNRSPPFFSKVKVKWINKKINQMGLKT; translated from the exons ATGTGGGGATGCTTTCTGACTTACAGGTGTCAGCAGAGAATGAGAG GAGGTGCCGAGGAGGACCAAGGAGGAGCCAGGAGGAGACTGCCCAAACTGAAGATCCCTGCAAAGATCTGGAAGAACCGCAAACAGCAGAACAAGAATGAAG ACAATGAGGTGGACTGTGTGGAGGAGGTGCAGCAGGAGGTGCAGCAGGAGAAGAAGGAACAGCTGGAGGACATCAGCAGGAGGCTGATCATCAGGGAGGAGGAGCTCTTCAGTCAGGACTCCCCCAGTGAGGAGGACGAGGATCAGCTGCAGAAAGATTTTGAGGATCTGAGACTCCAGATATGCATGGCCATCCACAACACCTTCACCCCATCCTCCTCCACCGAACATCTGGAGGTCCTGAGGAGCGCCGTGGCCTCCATCCAGCAGCAGGAGGTGCAGGACAGGCATTGGACAGCCTACTCACAAGACCAAGTCCCTCGGTGGCGTCCTCAGAAGTGTCTCAGTACTCACAACATCCTGCTGCAGAACATGGTGGAGTCCAGACTGACGAAGGCCGCAGAGGACGACTCAAGTGGAGGCGATAAACTGTCCTCAGCTGTGAAGAGGCAG GTCTGTCGAATGGGGAAGCGTGTGAAGGAGGACCTGCTGTCGGTGGTGAGGACCATCAAGGACTATTACCCTCCACAGATGGACATCCTCAATGTCTACGCTGGCCTCTACCATCGAAGTTTCTCTGCTCGGCTGACTGAACTCGCTGCCTCTGGACTGGAAACAGAAGACTGCAGCTACCTACTGTTCTGGGTCAACCACTACTATCCACT TGAAATTCTAAAACATGAAGAACTGGATGGACAGATAAAGACGGCCTGTCTGGggtctctgctgctgaagggAGACCTGAACCGGCTGGAGGAGCAGTACCTGGCCCACAAAGAG GACAAGGTGAAGCAGTGGCTGAACACGGCTCtgaagaaggaagaggagagcTGGCTGAACGGTAGAACACCTGAACTCATCGACTGTTACTACTTCAGTCCGCTGGCTGTGGACGTCATACAG GTGACAGACGGCAGCCTGACGGAGTTCAACTGTGCGATCAAAGACCAGAGCAAAACTGAGAGGCTCACAGCTCACCTGGAGAACTTCCTCTGCAG CTATAAGAAGTGTGTGGAGGAGTTTGTGAAGGGGAACCACAGTAATGTTCGCCCAGTGATCAAAGCTCAGCTGGTCTGTGAGCAGCAGCTCAG GGATTACATCACAGGTCAAACAGAACGTCTGTCTGAGGAGCAGAGATGCCGCTGCCTGGGCAGTCTGGCTGCCCTGAGGGATTGTGGGTACAGGTGTTTCACCTTGCCTCTTAAGGTCCACCTGAAG GTGTGTTTGAGTCAGCTGTGGACGTCGACCTGGGTGGATGGCACACTTCCAGTTGTCGACTCTCTGCTGGACTCTCTGAACCAACAACTGGCTGACCTGATCGACCTGAAGCCGAActgcagacag TCCCTGCTGTGTGTCCTCCATCAGGATGTGGTCCATCAGTACGTGAAGAGGATGTTACAGAGCAGGATGAAGAGCAAAGAGCAGCAGGTGGCCGGAGCTCAGCGGATGATTGAAGACTCTCAAAAGATCGACAGCTTCTTCACAGAGGAG GGCTGCAGCGAGGACTCATGGCTCGGCGTGATGCTCTGCCGCCTCGCTGAGATTATCCGTCTGCAGGATCCTGCAAGTGTTCACCTGGAGCTCGTCAGTCTGGTCCAGAGCTACCCCGACCTCAG
- the LOC110963904 gene encoding protein LBH-like — MTNQVIHTCDSVLGGASGEDKVSFQVFPDSADRIPKLSRRVPSIVVEPTDGDDVESGELRWPPDDVSGDTEDHKQMTGGPVEEAEPQEQVMDAV; from the exons atgACAAACCAGGTGATTCATACTTGTGACTCTGTGTTGGGCGGAGCCTCTGGAGAGGACAAAGTTTCTTTCCAG gtGTTTCCAGACTCAGCAGATCGTATTCCAAAACTTTCCAGGCGTGTCCCGTCCATCGTTGTGGAACCAACGGATGGAGATGATGTGGAGAGTGGAGAGCTCCGATGGCCTCCAGATGATGTCAGTGGTGACACAGAGGACCACAAACAGATGACAG GTGGACCTGTAGAGGAGGCGGAGCCACAGGAGCAGGTGATGGATGCAGTTTAA
- the tnfaip2a gene encoding tumor necrosis factor alpha-induced protein 2a isoform X3 codes for MKAGGAEEDQGGARRRLPKLKIPAKIWKNRKQQNKNEDNEVDCVEEVQQEVQQEKKEQLEDISRRLIIREEELFSQDSPSEEDEDQLQKDFEDLRLQICMAIHNTFTPSSSTEHLEVLRSAVASIQQQEVQDRHWTAYSQDQVPRWRPQKCLSTHNILLQNMVESRLTKAAEDDSSGGDKLSSAVKRQVCRMGKRVKEDLLSVVRTIKDYYPPQMDILNVYAGLYHRSFSARLTELAASGLETEDCSYLLFWVNHYYPLEILKHEELDGQIKTACLGSLLLKGDLNRLEEQYLAHKEDKVKQWLNTALKKEEESWLNGRTPELIDCYYFSPLAVDVIQVTDGSLTEFNCAIKDQSKTERLTAHLENFLCSYKKCVEEFVKGNHSNVRPVIKAQLVCEQQLRDYITGQTERLSEEQRCRCLGSLAALRDCGYRCFTLPLKVHLKVCLSQLWTSTWVDGTLPVVDSLLDSLNQQLADLIDLKPNCRQSLLCVLHQDVVHQYVKRMLQSRMKSKEQQVAGAQRMIEDSQKIDSFFTEEGCSEDSWLGVMLCRLAEIIRLQDPASVHLELVSLVQSYPDLSDVHVLALLSLKTGLSAADVRSIRKSVEENRLLVASTNRSPPFFSKVKVKWINKKINQMGLKT; via the exons ATGAAAG CAGGAGGTGCCGAGGAGGACCAAGGAGGAGCCAGGAGGAGACTGCCCAAACTGAAGATCCCTGCAAAGATCTGGAAGAACCGCAAACAGCAGAACAAGAATGAAG ACAATGAGGTGGACTGTGTGGAGGAGGTGCAGCAGGAGGTGCAGCAGGAGAAGAAGGAACAGCTGGAGGACATCAGCAGGAGGCTGATCATCAGGGAGGAGGAGCTCTTCAGTCAGGACTCCCCCAGTGAGGAGGACGAGGATCAGCTGCAGAAAGATTTTGAGGATCTGAGACTCCAGATATGCATGGCCATCCACAACACCTTCACCCCATCCTCCTCCACCGAACATCTGGAGGTCCTGAGGAGCGCCGTGGCCTCCATCCAGCAGCAGGAGGTGCAGGACAGGCATTGGACAGCCTACTCACAAGACCAAGTCCCTCGGTGGCGTCCTCAGAAGTGTCTCAGTACTCACAACATCCTGCTGCAGAACATGGTGGAGTCCAGACTGACGAAGGCCGCAGAGGACGACTCAAGTGGAGGCGATAAACTGTCCTCAGCTGTGAAGAGGCAG GTCTGTCGAATGGGGAAGCGTGTGAAGGAGGACCTGCTGTCGGTGGTGAGGACCATCAAGGACTATTACCCTCCACAGATGGACATCCTCAATGTCTACGCTGGCCTCTACCATCGAAGTTTCTCTGCTCGGCTGACTGAACTCGCTGCCTCTGGACTGGAAACAGAAGACTGCAGCTACCTACTGTTCTGGGTCAACCACTACTATCCACT TGAAATTCTAAAACATGAAGAACTGGATGGACAGATAAAGACGGCCTGTCTGGggtctctgctgctgaagggAGACCTGAACCGGCTGGAGGAGCAGTACCTGGCCCACAAAGAG GACAAGGTGAAGCAGTGGCTGAACACGGCTCtgaagaaggaagaggagagcTGGCTGAACGGTAGAACACCTGAACTCATCGACTGTTACTACTTCAGTCCGCTGGCTGTGGACGTCATACAG GTGACAGACGGCAGCCTGACGGAGTTCAACTGTGCGATCAAAGACCAGAGCAAAACTGAGAGGCTCACAGCTCACCTGGAGAACTTCCTCTGCAG CTATAAGAAGTGTGTGGAGGAGTTTGTGAAGGGGAACCACAGTAATGTTCGCCCAGTGATCAAAGCTCAGCTGGTCTGTGAGCAGCAGCTCAG GGATTACATCACAGGTCAAACAGAACGTCTGTCTGAGGAGCAGAGATGCCGCTGCCTGGGCAGTCTGGCTGCCCTGAGGGATTGTGGGTACAGGTGTTTCACCTTGCCTCTTAAGGTCCACCTGAAG GTGTGTTTGAGTCAGCTGTGGACGTCGACCTGGGTGGATGGCACACTTCCAGTTGTCGACTCTCTGCTGGACTCTCTGAACCAACAACTGGCTGACCTGATCGACCTGAAGCCGAActgcagacag TCCCTGCTGTGTGTCCTCCATCAGGATGTGGTCCATCAGTACGTGAAGAGGATGTTACAGAGCAGGATGAAGAGCAAAGAGCAGCAGGTGGCCGGAGCTCAGCGGATGATTGAAGACTCTCAAAAGATCGACAGCTTCTTCACAGAGGAG GGCTGCAGCGAGGACTCATGGCTCGGCGTGATGCTCTGCCGCCTCGCTGAGATTATCCGTCTGCAGGATCCTGCAAGTGTTCACCTGGAGCTCGTCAGTCTGGTCCAGAGCTACCCCGACCTCAG
- the tnfaip2a gene encoding tumor necrosis factor alpha-induced protein 2a isoform X4 yields MKGGAEEDQGGARRRLPKLKIPAKIWKNRKQQNKNEDNEVDCVEEVQQEVQQEKKEQLEDISRRLIIREEELFSQDSPSEEDEDQLQKDFEDLRLQICMAIHNTFTPSSSTEHLEVLRSAVASIQQQEVQDRHWTAYSQDQVPRWRPQKCLSTHNILLQNMVESRLTKAAEDDSSGGDKLSSAVKRQVCRMGKRVKEDLLSVVRTIKDYYPPQMDILNVYAGLYHRSFSARLTELAASGLETEDCSYLLFWVNHYYPLEILKHEELDGQIKTACLGSLLLKGDLNRLEEQYLAHKEDKVKQWLNTALKKEEESWLNGRTPELIDCYYFSPLAVDVIQVTDGSLTEFNCAIKDQSKTERLTAHLENFLCSYKKCVEEFVKGNHSNVRPVIKAQLVCEQQLRDYITGQTERLSEEQRCRCLGSLAALRDCGYRCFTLPLKVHLKVCLSQLWTSTWVDGTLPVVDSLLDSLNQQLADLIDLKPNCRQSLLCVLHQDVVHQYVKRMLQSRMKSKEQQVAGAQRMIEDSQKIDSFFTEEGCSEDSWLGVMLCRLAEIIRLQDPASVHLELVSLVQSYPDLSDVHVLALLSLKTGLSAADVRSIRKSVEENRLLVASTNRSPPFFSKVKVKWINKKINQMGLKT; encoded by the exons ATGAAAG GAGGTGCCGAGGAGGACCAAGGAGGAGCCAGGAGGAGACTGCCCAAACTGAAGATCCCTGCAAAGATCTGGAAGAACCGCAAACAGCAGAACAAGAATGAAG ACAATGAGGTGGACTGTGTGGAGGAGGTGCAGCAGGAGGTGCAGCAGGAGAAGAAGGAACAGCTGGAGGACATCAGCAGGAGGCTGATCATCAGGGAGGAGGAGCTCTTCAGTCAGGACTCCCCCAGTGAGGAGGACGAGGATCAGCTGCAGAAAGATTTTGAGGATCTGAGACTCCAGATATGCATGGCCATCCACAACACCTTCACCCCATCCTCCTCCACCGAACATCTGGAGGTCCTGAGGAGCGCCGTGGCCTCCATCCAGCAGCAGGAGGTGCAGGACAGGCATTGGACAGCCTACTCACAAGACCAAGTCCCTCGGTGGCGTCCTCAGAAGTGTCTCAGTACTCACAACATCCTGCTGCAGAACATGGTGGAGTCCAGACTGACGAAGGCCGCAGAGGACGACTCAAGTGGAGGCGATAAACTGTCCTCAGCTGTGAAGAGGCAG GTCTGTCGAATGGGGAAGCGTGTGAAGGAGGACCTGCTGTCGGTGGTGAGGACCATCAAGGACTATTACCCTCCACAGATGGACATCCTCAATGTCTACGCTGGCCTCTACCATCGAAGTTTCTCTGCTCGGCTGACTGAACTCGCTGCCTCTGGACTGGAAACAGAAGACTGCAGCTACCTACTGTTCTGGGTCAACCACTACTATCCACT TGAAATTCTAAAACATGAAGAACTGGATGGACAGATAAAGACGGCCTGTCTGGggtctctgctgctgaagggAGACCTGAACCGGCTGGAGGAGCAGTACCTGGCCCACAAAGAG GACAAGGTGAAGCAGTGGCTGAACACGGCTCtgaagaaggaagaggagagcTGGCTGAACGGTAGAACACCTGAACTCATCGACTGTTACTACTTCAGTCCGCTGGCTGTGGACGTCATACAG GTGACAGACGGCAGCCTGACGGAGTTCAACTGTGCGATCAAAGACCAGAGCAAAACTGAGAGGCTCACAGCTCACCTGGAGAACTTCCTCTGCAG CTATAAGAAGTGTGTGGAGGAGTTTGTGAAGGGGAACCACAGTAATGTTCGCCCAGTGATCAAAGCTCAGCTGGTCTGTGAGCAGCAGCTCAG GGATTACATCACAGGTCAAACAGAACGTCTGTCTGAGGAGCAGAGATGCCGCTGCCTGGGCAGTCTGGCTGCCCTGAGGGATTGTGGGTACAGGTGTTTCACCTTGCCTCTTAAGGTCCACCTGAAG GTGTGTTTGAGTCAGCTGTGGACGTCGACCTGGGTGGATGGCACACTTCCAGTTGTCGACTCTCTGCTGGACTCTCTGAACCAACAACTGGCTGACCTGATCGACCTGAAGCCGAActgcagacag TCCCTGCTGTGTGTCCTCCATCAGGATGTGGTCCATCAGTACGTGAAGAGGATGTTACAGAGCAGGATGAAGAGCAAAGAGCAGCAGGTGGCCGGAGCTCAGCGGATGATTGAAGACTCTCAAAAGATCGACAGCTTCTTCACAGAGGAG GGCTGCAGCGAGGACTCATGGCTCGGCGTGATGCTCTGCCGCCTCGCTGAGATTATCCGTCTGCAGGATCCTGCAAGTGTTCACCTGGAGCTCGTCAGTCTGGTCCAGAGCTACCCCGACCTCAG
- the tnfaip2a gene encoding tumor necrosis factor alpha-induced protein 2a isoform X1 — protein MWGCFLTYRCQQRMRAGGAEEDQGGARRRLPKLKIPAKIWKNRKQQNKNEDNEVDCVEEVQQEVQQEKKEQLEDISRRLIIREEELFSQDSPSEEDEDQLQKDFEDLRLQICMAIHNTFTPSSSTEHLEVLRSAVASIQQQEVQDRHWTAYSQDQVPRWRPQKCLSTHNILLQNMVESRLTKAAEDDSSGGDKLSSAVKRQVCRMGKRVKEDLLSVVRTIKDYYPPQMDILNVYAGLYHRSFSARLTELAASGLETEDCSYLLFWVNHYYPLEILKHEELDGQIKTACLGSLLLKGDLNRLEEQYLAHKEDKVKQWLNTALKKEEESWLNGRTPELIDCYYFSPLAVDVIQVTDGSLTEFNCAIKDQSKTERLTAHLENFLCSYKKCVEEFVKGNHSNVRPVIKAQLVCEQQLRDYITGQTERLSEEQRCRCLGSLAALRDCGYRCFTLPLKVHLKVCLSQLWTSTWVDGTLPVVDSLLDSLNQQLADLIDLKPNCRQSLLCVLHQDVVHQYVKRMLQSRMKSKEQQVAGAQRMIEDSQKIDSFFTEEGCSEDSWLGVMLCRLAEIIRLQDPASVHLELVSLVQSYPDLSDVHVLALLSLKTGLSAADVRSIRKSVEENRLLVASTNRSPPFFSKVKVKWINKKINQMGLKT, from the exons ATGTGGGGATGCTTTCTGACTTACAGGTGTCAGCAGAGAATGAGAG CAGGAGGTGCCGAGGAGGACCAAGGAGGAGCCAGGAGGAGACTGCCCAAACTGAAGATCCCTGCAAAGATCTGGAAGAACCGCAAACAGCAGAACAAGAATGAAG ACAATGAGGTGGACTGTGTGGAGGAGGTGCAGCAGGAGGTGCAGCAGGAGAAGAAGGAACAGCTGGAGGACATCAGCAGGAGGCTGATCATCAGGGAGGAGGAGCTCTTCAGTCAGGACTCCCCCAGTGAGGAGGACGAGGATCAGCTGCAGAAAGATTTTGAGGATCTGAGACTCCAGATATGCATGGCCATCCACAACACCTTCACCCCATCCTCCTCCACCGAACATCTGGAGGTCCTGAGGAGCGCCGTGGCCTCCATCCAGCAGCAGGAGGTGCAGGACAGGCATTGGACAGCCTACTCACAAGACCAAGTCCCTCGGTGGCGTCCTCAGAAGTGTCTCAGTACTCACAACATCCTGCTGCAGAACATGGTGGAGTCCAGACTGACGAAGGCCGCAGAGGACGACTCAAGTGGAGGCGATAAACTGTCCTCAGCTGTGAAGAGGCAG GTCTGTCGAATGGGGAAGCGTGTGAAGGAGGACCTGCTGTCGGTGGTGAGGACCATCAAGGACTATTACCCTCCACAGATGGACATCCTCAATGTCTACGCTGGCCTCTACCATCGAAGTTTCTCTGCTCGGCTGACTGAACTCGCTGCCTCTGGACTGGAAACAGAAGACTGCAGCTACCTACTGTTCTGGGTCAACCACTACTATCCACT TGAAATTCTAAAACATGAAGAACTGGATGGACAGATAAAGACGGCCTGTCTGGggtctctgctgctgaagggAGACCTGAACCGGCTGGAGGAGCAGTACCTGGCCCACAAAGAG GACAAGGTGAAGCAGTGGCTGAACACGGCTCtgaagaaggaagaggagagcTGGCTGAACGGTAGAACACCTGAACTCATCGACTGTTACTACTTCAGTCCGCTGGCTGTGGACGTCATACAG GTGACAGACGGCAGCCTGACGGAGTTCAACTGTGCGATCAAAGACCAGAGCAAAACTGAGAGGCTCACAGCTCACCTGGAGAACTTCCTCTGCAG CTATAAGAAGTGTGTGGAGGAGTTTGTGAAGGGGAACCACAGTAATGTTCGCCCAGTGATCAAAGCTCAGCTGGTCTGTGAGCAGCAGCTCAG GGATTACATCACAGGTCAAACAGAACGTCTGTCTGAGGAGCAGAGATGCCGCTGCCTGGGCAGTCTGGCTGCCCTGAGGGATTGTGGGTACAGGTGTTTCACCTTGCCTCTTAAGGTCCACCTGAAG GTGTGTTTGAGTCAGCTGTGGACGTCGACCTGGGTGGATGGCACACTTCCAGTTGTCGACTCTCTGCTGGACTCTCTGAACCAACAACTGGCTGACCTGATCGACCTGAAGCCGAActgcagacag TCCCTGCTGTGTGTCCTCCATCAGGATGTGGTCCATCAGTACGTGAAGAGGATGTTACAGAGCAGGATGAAGAGCAAAGAGCAGCAGGTGGCCGGAGCTCAGCGGATGATTGAAGACTCTCAAAAGATCGACAGCTTCTTCACAGAGGAG GGCTGCAGCGAGGACTCATGGCTCGGCGTGATGCTCTGCCGCCTCGCTGAGATTATCCGTCTGCAGGATCCTGCAAGTGTTCACCTGGAGCTCGTCAGTCTGGTCCAGAGCTACCCCGACCTCAG
- the LOC110963886 gene encoding neuroglobin-like, with amino-acid sequence MCLRTVLGCWLPAVARCGSVWPVEDGEVEEEGGEDVAVQVSLSAESRQVIRQSWREIQEDISRVGVIVFCRLFETHPEYKDAFLVVRDIDDLETLRNSRELRAHSLSVMSFIEKTVARIDQDELLFELILDLGKKHYQYNALPKYYQFMGEEFIQAVQPVLKERWSSDLEEAWKTLFLYITSTMKRGFQQAQRDQNHI; translated from the exons ATGTGTTTGAGGACCGTGCTGGGATGCTGGCTCCCTGCGGTGGCTCGGTGTGGCTCTGTGTGGCCGGTTGAGGATggtgaggtggaggaggagggaggtgagGATGTTGCCGTCCAGGTGAGTCTGAGCGCAGAGAGCCGACAGGTGATcaggcagagctggagggagATCCAGGAGGACATCAGCAGGGTGGGCGTCATTGTGTTCTGCAG gCTGTTTGAGACCCATCCAGAGTATAAAGACGCCTTCTTAGTGGTCAGAGACATCGACGATCTGGAGACTCTGAGGAACAGCAGAGAGCTGAGAGCCCATAGCCTCAg CGTTATGTCTTTCATCGAGAAGACTGTTGCAAGGATCGACCAGGATGAGCTTCTTTTTGAGCTGATTCTGGATCTGGGCAAGAAGCACTACCAATACAACGCCCTGCCAAAATACTACCAA TTCATGGGAGAAGAGTTTATTCAAGCTGTCCAGCCGGTCCTGAAGGAGCGCTGGAGCTCAGACTTGGAGGAGGCGTGGAAG ACCCTGTTCCTGTACATCACCAGCACCATGAAGAGAGGCTTCCAGCAGGCCCAGAGAGACCAGAACCACATCTGA